Genomic segment of Canis aureus isolate CA01 chromosome 16, VMU_Caureus_v.1.0, whole genome shotgun sequence:
GCTTCCAGGGGCCCAGAGGTTGGGTGGGCCCTGGGCACATCACACTCTTCTTCCCTGACCCCTATagtttttctctgcttccctttgTCACTGAGCCCATTCTCTGTCCCCTGTGCTCTGCTCTGTCACCAATACCCCCTGGGTTCTGATGTCCAGGCCCATCTGTTGCCTGCCCATGCCTCCTCTGCTCCTCGTCCCATGTTTACCCCGTTCTTTCTCTCTGCCGCCCCCCCCATCCGTTCTGTTGCCTGGATTcgcctttgttccccaccccccagccacctTCTATCCCTCATccctcctcagtgcccagtcccctctccctgtgcctcctcccctctgcactTCCTCCCACCAGCCCTGTCTCCAggtttcccctcccttcccacctctcAGCCCCTCTGTGGTCTTTATTCCTTACCTCTTCaagcccccagcaccccagcctcctcctcaactgggcctctgGCTCCAGCTCCAGTGCACGTACTACAGCGGGTttctcacccctcccccaccctggctcctctgcctcagtctcccttcGCTGGCtcaaccccccctccccctgcacgtCCCTCCTTCCCCACAGATCGCTCGGGCCTGCTGTGTGTGGACAAGATCGAGAAGAGTCAGGAGGCATACCTGCTGGCGTTTGAGCACTACGTCAACCACCGCAAACACAACATTCCGCACTTCTGGCCCAAGCTGCTGATGAAGGTGACTGACCTCCGCATGATCGGGGCCTGCCACGCCAGCCGCTTCCTCCACATGAAAGTCGAGTGCCCCACCGAACTGTTCCCCCCACTCTTCCTCGAGGTCTTTGAGGATCAGGAAGTCTAAAGCCTCAGGCGGCCAGAGGGTGTGCGGAGCTGGTGGGGAGGAGCGTGGAGAgaaagggcagagctggggggctgcgggaggccccccacccctcctctctccttcctctcccacacacccccctccccgcacTGCCCATCCCTCCTCAGAACCTCCAGCCCTGGGACAGGGCAAACACATGAACTTGCTATGAAAAGGACAGTGTGGGAGGTTGGGGGGCCGTGTCCTGCACTTCCCAGGACCCTGTCCTCTAAGAAggtagggggagggagggacaacCAAGAGGGGACAAGCCATCTTGACCGTAGGGGATAGAGGaatgtggggtgtgggggggatgCCCTCGACTCagcccctacacacacacaagagagagcCCCCTGGCCCAGTCCCTTGACTGAGGTTCCCCCCCTCCAGGCTAAGGGCCTCTCCGCTTCCCCAGATGCCTGGGTGCAAAGAAAGGCTTGGCTTGGCTCCTCCCCCTGGAGGTTAAAAATTAGTCATTCTAACTGCACTTTGGAAACCAGGCAAGGGGagaagataaatgaagaaaaactagacagagagaaaaagaaaaaagagagagtgagcgactgatgagagagagagagagatgatattAAGTTATTAACCGAGGCTGGCCCCCTACCACCCCTAAGCACTTTGAgagctgcccctcctccccccaaatcaGAGAGAACTGCCCCCCCATACCAGGTCCCCAAGGGTAGGGCTGCCGATCAGAGCTGTGAGTTACCACAACAGGGTCCTGGCCATCCCTCCTCGCCTTGCCCCTCTGTGCCCCTTCGGCACCCCCGCCCTCCACTCCTACCCCACCCTCTACCCAgtgctccctctgctctctgccacTCGTGCCCGCTGAGTTCCATCTACCTCTCACGCTGGATGCCAGCTGGCCCCTCACCAGCCTGCCCTGCTGCCCACACAGCTCCCCTTTCAAGTGCCCAGCCCCAggggcctctccccacccccacccccactccttccACACCTTGGCACCCACACAGGGAAAACTGTGGCTCAAACTCCTGCCCTCCTCACACCTGCAGTATTCGATACAATCCAGATGCTGCTgcactggggggcaggggggggtaGTGGGGCGGTATGCGTGAGCTTCTCCCAGAGCCTACCCCTTAGGACCCTGTCCCCATCTGTCTTCTGGGCTCTCTCTAACCTCTGCCCTTttccttccccactcccactcaatGCACTAACCTAGACTCTGGGCAGGCAGGCACCAGAATGGGGTTGCCTAGACAAATGGCACTTAGCTGGGGCCCTAGGAGAGGGGGCGGTTGGtgctcctcctttttcctttgaaGCTCTTTAGGCCAGCCGCCCCTCTGCCCCTGGGACccctttcccctcttcttttctctaattCAGGGACTTTGGCTTGAGCCACCTCCCACCCTCGTGGTGAGGAGTGCTCTGTTGGTCTGCACTTGGGTGAGCTGCCCTCCTCTTCGTTTTGGCTCTCGCCCACTGCCTACTccacagggaagagagggagggaggaggtagCCCTCCcgtgggtgtggggaggaggatggggagggacagagcagACCAGAGGGCCCCGGGCTCAGGGCTGCACGTCGGcagggatggatgggtggacacAGATGCCCCCGGAAGCCATGGGgaatggggcaggggcagggggaggggtgccAGGGCTTCCTGCGCTTTGCACTATTGGGGCAAAATGTCTTAAGCAGTGGGGAACCTGCCACCCCACCCTGACCCTCAGCCTGCCACagccccctacacacacacacacacgcgcacgcgcacacacgcacgcacacacacatacacacgggAAGGCAATGCTATGCTGCCCATTAGGGCATGCCCTTCCCCCACTGTCCAGGTGTTCTCACAGGGGTGGAGGGCCTGGAAGAGCATCTGCTGTCACCTGTGCATgtgcctgccctgccccccccccgcctccccccttgGGCTAGTGGGCTGCCCCTGCTGTCTTTGTctctatcctctctctctcctggggtACTGATTCCTGTATTACTCCAGTCCTATGGGTAAGCCCTCTTGTACCCTCCTCTGGGGGGACACCACCCCTGGGGGCCCAGTGGAATTCCTGACCTGTCTGCTGTCTCCCCATCCTTCCATCCCAACCTCCACCCCTGCATCCCCATTCTCAGCCATGGATATGGTGGAGAAAAGGCCTTGAAGGGGCTTGGCCTCTTACAGGCACTTGGgaaccctcccctgcccctccccaatcATAAGAGCTGTGATCCCTtactccttcccccacctctgaCCCCTCCCCCCTCACTCTAGGTGATGTGGGGTGTATGTGTGCGTTTCTCTGCGTGAATGTGTGAGCAAGTACATGTGGGTGGGGCAGGAGCGAGGGGACTCAGGAGCGCCACGCACCTGCTCTAGAGAGGCAGCTGTCCCAGTCCCTGCTTTGGAAGTGGGGGACAGGGCCCTCTCCTGGGGGCCATTGGTGCTAATGAGGGGGATGGCCTTGATGTGGGTGCTTAGCATGCCTCCCCCAGTATTGGCCCGGGGCACTAGGGCAGGCGGGGGCCGGGCAGCAGGTGCAGTATTGGTGGGAGGAGGGACTGCTGGGAATGGGCCAGGCCAGGACAAGGGGGTGCCAGAGCCATGACCACTCCCCCGTGCCCACCACCCGCCTCTCCATCTCAGTATCCCCCCCCATCACTCAGAACACACATACCTcatccagcctcctccctgctcagccttggggagggtgggggtggaggagcccCTACCCCTTCCCCTGGTGGCGGGTCTACAGGGCTGGGAGAGGGCAGGGCGTGTGACACAGACACCGTCCATAGGGGCACAGAAATTCCTGCCCCAGGAActcctgggtggggggaggagacaCTTCCCTGGAGGCGCTACTGAATGTATGAGAAGctggtgctggggtggggggagggggtgtgtggcCAGAAACAGGGAAGGAGGTAGGTCCCCTTCCCCAGGGAGGGGGGACCGGTAGGGGTGACTTGGGGGGCTCCTACTCCTGCCCCACATTGACAATCAGTATGTCTGTTACGTGCGATTTTTCACCCCGTTGTGTTTTGGGTCaggattttaaagaaagatatttttatggTAATTGTTGCTCGtctattttactatatatttatgtaataaatatatgatGAAAATAACCCCCTTGGGCACCCCCCTTAGACTTGTGTGCTGTTTCCCTGTATCCTCCCATCTGCTGGCAGAGTACCCACCCCACAAACTGACCAGATGGAGAGGTGTGCCCCAGCCTTGGCAGTAtttctaccccaccccacccccaaaacgAGCACACACCACAGAAGCCAGCTCAGCTGTGAACTATTGGATTTGAGACAGGAATAGAACAAATCAGGGGGCTAGCGAatgagggaggggggagagtgATTTAAATAGGGGAGGATGGGAGGGTCAgtgatgggggagggaggcagttATTTACAAGAAGGCTCGGGGGGCCGGAGGCTCATCTTGgaatattttataacaatataaataagattctggtttgcttttccttttcgtCTCGTAAAGGAGAGAGAAGTGCAGAGTTCGATTCTGTACAAGGGGGCAGCGGCAGAAGGCCGGCCGGGCGGGTCACTGGGCGTCCACCCGGAAGGACAGCAGCTTCTCGGAATGCATGTTGTTCAGGGTCCGCAGGTCCGGCAGCTTGAGCAGCAGCTTGGTGAAGCGGGAAGTCTCCGAGGGCCGGTTCTTCAGCACCAGAGCCCGAAGAGCCCGCAGCAGCGTCTCCTGGAGCTGCTCCACCGAAGCGGAGTTCTCCATGCCCGAGCGGTCTGTGGGGAAGACGACAGCAgtgaggcaggctccctgagctCCTCTGAGGAGGAACCGGAGGAGGTCTGTGAGGAGGTCTGCCAGGAAGTccgccaggaggaggaggaggaggagaacacggctgctgctggtgctgctgccgGAGCAGCCTCTCCCTGAAGCCCCTCGGAGGGCCCacggggaaggaggaggaggggagcgTGACTGCTTCCCCCAGACCTCTGCCCCGAGAGCAGGAAGCGGTGGAGAGAGCCAGGAGCATGGTCTCCACAGGGCTGGTCACCTCCCATCCCACAGGGCCATTCTCCTTCCCCGAACAGGCCACACACGTCCAGGCTCCCTTGCTCTTTGCTCTGTAGTTCCTGCTGCCTGGGATGCCCTTCCCCCTCTCTGCCTGGCAATATCTTATTTGTCCTGTGAGGCCCCACTCAAGTGTCACCTCCTTTCCCAGCTCCCCCAGGCAGAAATAGTTGTCTGTGCTTCCAAAGCCCTTGGTTCATGCTTCTACTGTGACACTTATCTCACTGTTTTATAATTAGTCGGGCATGAGTCTGTCTCCCCAGCTAGACTGTGTCTGAATCATGTCTGTATCCCCAGTGCCCGGTGCAGGGCCTGGCATAGAGTAGGTACTCCATAAAAGGTGTGTTGAATTGAACTGCGTCCGCCTCCTCCCCCGGGGTCAGGCTCAGGCGAGAGCTTGACCTACCTGCAGAAACAAGCACCACCGCGGTGAAGAGGCCCAGCTCCTCCTCGGTAAGCGCCAGGGAGTTGAGCTTCTCACTGAAGTCGAACATGGCATTGAGCAGGTCCCCCATGCCCATGGCTCCGAGTTCCTGCAGGCTATAGGTGGTGCGGCTCAAGAACATCACTGTCTGGTCCTTCACGTTGAACAGCGATGCAAAGCGCACCATCAACACCTGgcggggggggagtggggggcagagatGGTTatccttgggggtggggtgggggagcactTGCTAAATTGCCCCGCAAGTTTTCCAGGGGGTTTACTGGTGCTGCCTTAGATTTCTCAGTAAAGAGTGGGGGTGGTTTCTGAATGGGTAGGTGGGtaggagtgggagagaaatggaaggaTGGAGAACATCACCCTGGCTTTGGAATCCAACAGGCCTGAATCTGAGTCTTAACTTTGTCACTACCCGTGACCTTGGACAAGGTCACAAAAGCTCACCAAGGTGAGTTTGCTCATGCCTGGAGTGGGGGTAGCAATGTGCCCTAAGATGTTATTTTAAGGTATTGGAATGTTATTTGACCCCAGCTGAGAAGACAGAAGACCCAGCCATACCAAGGCAGGATGGAGAGGAATCCTGTCCCCTCCCTCAGCAGTCAGAATCTGCCAGGACAAAGATACTGGGGGTTCCAAAGCCTTGCAGAACCCCTGCCTATCGCAGATACCCAACGCTGGATCCTTCCCCGGGTCAAGAACAGGGATCACAAAGGGTCACTCACCTCAAAGGTGCCAGCCTTAAGCAAGGTGACCTGGTCATGTTGAGAAAGATCGCGAAAGCCGGGGATGTGCTTGGCAAACTCTACCACCTCCCGCACAGCAGGTGTGAAGCTCATGGAGAAATCCTCCCAGATCTCTTGCACGGTTCTCCCACTGCGTCCATGTGGGTACATGTTCATGGGACATGCCTGGAGAAGGAATGGATTTGGGGAGGGGAATATCAGCTAGGTTGGTTCAGATGGGTTCCCCCAGCAGGGCTGGACCCCAGCTTCTGCCTGGGTTAGGGACTGTGGCCCTGAGGATGAGTCTTTTAGGTAAAGTAGCAATCAGGTGCCAGGTGGAGATCAGGGATTCACCGACAGAGCCCTTACGGCAGGGCTGAGCATCCTCCCCTGACAAGAGGATATTCCTGCATTAGCATACAGGCACAACCAGCTGCCTTATGCTAAATCCAGTctcccaggccccctgcccaCTTCACCCCCAGTGCCCTCACCAGCAAAACGTTCTTGGAGTTGCCTTGCCGTGGACTGTTGGCAGGTGCTTCGCCTTCTGGGGCTGTGTACACATGGGTGGGGCATAGACGGTGCCCATTGCTGTTGGGCTGCTGGCAGCTGtggtgggcagggcctggggtccAGGCAGGAGGGTAGGAGGAGGAAGCCTGGCGTAAACCATTCAGGGCTTCATTATGACGCTGGGCAGCCATGACATTGTTGTCATTGGGGACAGGAGGGCAGCCCTGACCTTCCCAGCAGTGTGGGGTGGTGGCTGGAGGGCTGCCCGATGCATGGTTGGCATTGAAGTTGCCAGGTGAGGTGCCCAGCTTGTCATGCGCATAGGTGAAGATTTCTCGGTGGG
This window contains:
- the NR1D1 gene encoding nuclear receptor subfamily 1 group D member 1 isoform X1, producing METSLTSRGLMFTLLNGGVITYIGSSSSSPSRTSPESLYSDSSNGSFQSLTQGCPAYFPPSPTGSLTQDPARSFGSIPPSLSDDGSPSSSSSSSSSSFYNGSPPGGLQVALEDSSRVSPSKSTSNITKLNGMVLLCKVCGDVASGFHYGVHACEGCKGFFRRSIQQNIQYKRCLKNENCSIVRINRNRCQQCRFKKCLSVGMSRDAVRFGRIPKREKQRMLAEMQSAMNLANNQMSSQCPLETSPTQHPAPGPMGPSPPPAPAPSPLVGFSQFPQQLTPPRSPSPEPTVEDVISQVARAHREIFTYAHDKLGTSPGNFNANHASGSPPATTPHCWEGQGCPPVPNDNNVMAAQRHNEALNGLRQASSSYPPAWTPGPAHHSCQQPNSNGHRLCPTHVYTAPEGEAPANSPRQGNSKNVLLACPMNMYPHGRSGRTVQEIWEDFSMSFTPAVREVVEFAKHIPGFRDLSQHDQVTLLKAGTFEVLMVRFASLFNVKDQTVMFLSRTTYSLQELGAMGMGDLLNAMFDFSEKLNSLALTEEELGLFTAVVLVSADRSGMENSASVEQLQETLLRALRALVLKNRPSETSRFTKLLLKLPDLRTLNNMHSEKLLSFRVDAQ
- the NR1D1 gene encoding nuclear receptor subfamily 1 group D member 1 isoform X2; this encodes MTTLDSNNNTGGVITYIGSSSSSPSRTSPESLYSDSSNGSFQSLTQGCPAYFPPSPTGSLTQDPARSFGSIPPSLSDDGSPSSSSSSSSSSFYNGSPPGGLQVALEDSSRVSPSKSTSNITKLNGMVLLCKVCGDVASGFHYGVHACEGCKGFFRRSIQQNIQYKRCLKNENCSIVRINRNRCQQCRFKKCLSVGMSRDAVRFGRIPKREKQRMLAEMQSAMNLANNQMSSQCPLETSPTQHPAPGPMGPSPPPAPAPSPLVGFSQFPQQLTPPRSPSPEPTVEDVISQVARAHREIFTYAHDKLGTSPGNFNANHASGSPPATTPHCWEGQGCPPVPNDNNVMAAQRHNEALNGLRQASSSYPPAWTPGPAHHSCQQPNSNGHRLCPTHVYTAPEGEAPANSPRQGNSKNVLLACPMNMYPHGRSGRTVQEIWEDFSMSFTPAVREVVEFAKHIPGFRDLSQHDQVTLLKAGTFEVLMVRFASLFNVKDQTVMFLSRTTYSLQELGAMGMGDLLNAMFDFSEKLNSLALTEEELGLFTAVVLVSADRSGMENSASVEQLQETLLRALRALVLKNRPSETSRFTKLLLKLPDLRTLNNMHSEKLLSFRVDAQ